A DNA window from Phycisphaerae bacterium contains the following coding sequences:
- a CDS encoding bifunctional riboflavin kinase/FAD synthetase, with translation MRVFDGLASLTEPIKGAVLTIGNFDGVHRGHQQLLAQAGLFAAQTGGPVTVLTFDPHPMAVLAPDRTPPRLTPSDEKLRLLHHGGAEVVVIAQTDAALLGLEPEDFVEDIIHRRFTPTHIVEGPTFGFGRRRRGNPELLRTLAGKFDCHVHIVPPVTLEFEGGETLTVSSSLVRKFLAEGDVRRAAMCLGRPYALLGRVVDGDRRGRSLGFPTANLGDVEQLIPRDGVYAGIATVGERSYLAAVSIGQSQTFAMADRRIEAHLLDFEGDLYGRTLRLAFARALRDNRRFESPDALKRQLEEDVRQVRELVELEGDSSVAV, from the coding sequence TTGAGAGTCTTCGACGGTCTAGCTTCGCTTACCGAGCCGATCAAAGGTGCCGTCTTGACCATCGGCAACTTCGATGGTGTGCATCGCGGACACCAGCAGTTGCTCGCCCAGGCGGGCCTGTTCGCCGCCCAGACCGGCGGTCCGGTAACAGTCCTGACGTTCGATCCGCATCCGATGGCCGTTCTGGCGCCCGATCGCACGCCGCCGCGGCTCACGCCTTCGGACGAGAAGCTCCGCCTGTTGCATCATGGCGGCGCGGAGGTCGTGGTCATCGCTCAGACGGATGCCGCATTGCTGGGCCTTGAGCCCGAGGATTTCGTCGAAGACATTATTCATCGGCGATTTACGCCTACCCATATTGTCGAGGGCCCGACGTTCGGTTTCGGTCGAAGGCGGCGCGGCAATCCGGAATTGCTGAGAACGCTTGCCGGGAAATTCGACTGCCATGTCCACATCGTTCCGCCGGTGACACTGGAATTTGAGGGCGGAGAGACACTGACTGTCTCCAGTTCGCTCGTTCGGAAGTTCCTCGCGGAGGGAGATGTCCGGCGCGCGGCCATGTGCCTGGGGCGCCCGTATGCTCTGCTGGGTCGCGTGGTCGATGGGGACCGCCGCGGCCGGTCGCTTGGGTTCCCCACGGCGAATCTGGGCGACGTGGAGCAACTCATTCCGCGCGACGGCGTCTACGCTGGGATTGCGACGGTCGGGGAGCGATCGTACCTCGCGGCAGTGAGCATCGGACAGAGTCAGACGTTTGCGATGGCGGATCGGCGCATCGAAGCGCACTTGCTCGACTTTGAAGGCGATCTTTACGGCCGGACGCTGCGATTGGCCTTTGCCCGAGCTTTGCGCGACAATCGGCGGTTTGAATCCCCGGATGCCCTCAAGCGTCAATTGGAAGAGGACGTTCGGCAGGTGCGCGAGCTCGTGGAGCTCGAAGGCGATTCGTCGGTCGCCGTCTGA
- a CDS encoding glycosyltransferase family 4 protein translates to MTQEEPTADFRHISVALCVESDAFDRLGRVLRHLAVGLIDQAAQVHVIGADARVSGLALGPIRAIRYRQYRWSRPSRQLEEVTVALGNRAPTVVHAMTGSSYLMASQIAAHYDADLLLNVSSMSDCQTAAGLPEGTPGVFMVATEPLVQALRESAPVEDDRINLVRPGVFVASEVTSRLRAWSTPSILCTSPFEQESGVDHLLWAMGRLRQRGIQALLFLLGRGRYEASLRKLVRSQGLNSQVTFAAPLGDPLDAMKGADIFVRPSRDTAFHVDSLQAMGMGLATVAYPSSISDHLHHDETACVCDPATPEALADALARLIGDRAYTQRLATSAREYVRQLHTISQMAERTAEVYRELALAHGTIPLPEQSS, encoded by the coding sequence GTGACTCAGGAAGAACCCACTGCCGATTTCCGGCATATCAGCGTAGCCTTGTGCGTCGAAAGTGACGCTTTCGATCGCCTGGGACGCGTGCTTCGCCATCTTGCCGTGGGGCTGATCGACCAGGCAGCCCAGGTGCACGTCATCGGCGCCGACGCGCGCGTTTCCGGACTGGCCCTGGGACCGATTCGCGCGATCCGCTATCGACAGTACCGCTGGAGTCGCCCGAGTCGACAGCTCGAGGAAGTAACGGTGGCACTGGGCAATCGCGCCCCGACCGTCGTACACGCCATGACCGGTTCGTCTTATCTCATGGCTTCTCAGATCGCCGCACACTACGACGCCGACCTCCTACTGAACGTCAGTTCGATGTCGGACTGCCAGACCGCCGCAGGTTTGCCGGAAGGGACGCCGGGGGTCTTCATGGTCGCCACGGAACCGCTTGTGCAGGCCCTCCGGGAGTCCGCGCCGGTCGAGGATGATCGCATCAACCTCGTTCGGCCCGGCGTGTTCGTGGCCAGCGAGGTCACCAGCCGGCTTCGGGCGTGGTCCACGCCGAGTATCCTCTGCACCTCGCCATTCGAGCAGGAAAGCGGAGTTGACCACCTGCTCTGGGCGATGGGCCGCCTCCGTCAACGGGGGATTCAGGCCCTGCTGTTCCTCCTGGGACGGGGACGCTACGAAGCGAGCCTGCGCAAACTGGTCCGTAGTCAGGGGTTGAACTCGCAAGTTACGTTCGCGGCCCCGCTGGGTGATCCTCTTGACGCCATGAAAGGTGCTGACATCTTCGTGCGTCCCAGCCGAGACACCGCCTTTCACGTGGACAGTCTCCAAGCCATGGGCATGGGCTTGGCCACGGTAGCCTACCCCAGTTCCATTTCCGACCACCTGCACCACGATGAGACGGCTTGCGTTTGTGACCCGGCGACGCCGGAAGCGCTGGCCGACGCGCTGGCCCGGCTGATCGGCGATCGTGCCTATACGCAACGGCTGGCGACCAGCGCCCGCGAATACGTTCGCCAACTGCACACGATCAGCCAGATGGCGGAACGCACCGCCGAAGTTTATCGCGAGTTGGCCCTGGCCCACGGCACCATCCCACTGCCGGAGCAATCGTCGTGA